The genome window tttcccgacaataagagctaattgttcatagaggcttcttatccattctgcatcactgagttcagcttcttgtataattcataaagaaggaatttcaacctCGGCAGGAATGACAGCTTCGGTACCGTAGACTAGAAAATAgggagttgccccggttgatgtgcggactgtggtacgataccccaataaggcaaatggtaacttctcgtgccattgcttgtggttgtctaccatcttcctcagtattttcttgatatactTGTTTGCAGCCTCTACGGCTCCCTTCATTTAaggcatgtatgctgtggaattcttgtgcttgattttgaaggtctcgcacatagctttcattaggtcactgttgagattggcggcgttgtcggtgatgatggactctggaacccctaatcggcaaacaatacgatctctgacaaaatctgcgatgactttcttggttacagctttgtaggatgcagcttcgacccattttgtgaagtagtctatggccactaaaatgaacctcTGCCCATTTGAAGTGgcgggctcgattggtccaatgacgtccattccccaagcggcaaaaggccaaggtgcactcgttgcattgagttcatttagTGGCACCCATATCATATCTGcatgtatttggcactgatgacatttctggacatacctgatccaatctgtttccatagtcatccaaaaataacctgctctcagtatcttcttggctaaaatgaaaccattcatgtgtggtccgcaagttccagagtgtatctcttcgagcagtttggaagcttccttggcgtcaacacaccgtaataaccccaagtctggagtccttctatacagaattcctccacttttGAAGAAAttgttggacaatcttcggagcgtgcgttttttagtatgatttgcatgctccgggtactctccttttgccaagtactccttgatatcatggaaccatggattcccgtctgcttcttcttcaacgtgagcgcagtaagctggctgattatgaatccttaccggaatgaggtcgatgaaattcttgtctgtatgttgtatcatggaggacaaagtggccaatgcatctgcgaactcattttggattctcgggacatgtctaaactctatcttcgtgaacctcttcatcatctcttgcacatgatatagatatggtaatatcttgatATTCTTTGTAGCCCACTGCAGCTGATTTACcagaagatctgaatcaccaattactagtaattcttggatattcatgtcaacggccaaattgagccccaatatgcaagcctcatattctgccatattattggtgcatggaaAACTGAGTTTCacggataccggataatgttgacctgttTCTGACACCAAAATGGCTCTAGTACCCACTCCTatgaagtttgcggctccatcgaaaaacattctccatccgtcgtaggcttcggcgatatcttctcctacgaatgatacttcttcattaggaaaatacgtttttagtggttcgtattctcctcctacaggatttttcgcaagatgatccgctaatgcttgtcccttaactGCCTTCTAagtcacatagacgatgtcaaattcactcaataATATCTTCCATTTTGCtagcttccctgtaggcatgggtttctggaagatgtacttcaaaggatccatccttgatatgagatacaTGGTATAGGCACaaaagtagtgcctcagtttctgggctatccaggtcaaagcacaacATATGCATTCCAGCAGAGAAtaccgtgcttcgtagggtgtgaactttttACTCAGATAATATATGACATGTTCTTTCCTTCctgtctcatcgtgttgtcccaagacacaaccgaaagccccatctaatacaGAGGGATAAAGTAGCAGTGGTCTActaggttctggcgggaccaggactggtggtgtggataaatattctttgattctgtcaaaagctttctggcagtcttcagtccaactggttacggcatccttctttaacattttgaaaatcggctcacagatcacggttgattgtgctatgaagcgggtgatgtaattaagacgttccaagaagctcatcacgtctttcttgttctttagaggtggaaaatcctggatagccttgacctttgatgggtctagctcaattcctcgacggctgacgatgaatcctaataaCTTTCTtgcggggaccccgaaggcacattttgcgggattcaatttcaaattgtacctccgaagccgatcaaagaatttcctcaagtctgtTATATGAtctgtactcttcttggatttgatgatgatgtcatccataaatacctctatctccttgtgtatcatgtagtggaaaatagttgtcatggccctcatataagtggccccagcattcatcagaccaaacgacatcattttatagcagtacaccccccaCGTTGTAATaaaagctgtcttttcggcatcctcttcatccatccagatctgatgatatcccgcgaagcaatccacaaaggattggagttcatgcttagcgcagttgtcaatcagtatgtgtatgttgggtaacgggaaatcatctttgggacttgctttgtttaggtcccgataatcgatGCATACTCTGACTTTTCCATCCTTTTTtggaactggcacgatgttagccaaccaagttagatattcaaccgctctgagaaccttagctttgatctgcttggtgacttcttctttgattttcaaactcatatctggcttgaactttatgagcttctgctttaccggcggacacattgggttggtaggtagtttatgagccactatggacgtgctaaaaccggtcatatcatcataggaccatgcaaagatatcctcatactccttcaagaaccgAGCATACTCTACCTTATCTGATGGTGATAGGTTGATGCTtatacgtgtttccttgactgtttcggagtctcctagattaactgttttagtctcatccaaattggacttaggcttgttttcaaaatttccCACTTCTCTgataatttcctcaggtattatatcctcttcttctatttcctctgagtcactatccttatgttgtgttgtctcattacatgtcacagttgttGGTTCATCACGATAAGAAATAGTAATGGTGTAGAGAGAAAAAtgtagagaatagtaataaataataaaatagcaaaccattgataattatcaagatgtcaaacaaaagcgatttttaatgattcaaacaaatgtttcaaaacaaaatactgaaaatattttaaaaatgctcataagaattgttttcaaaataaatgacactagCAGCCAGGCTACCccggaactcgacgggcccttgatggtgtggCAGTTCAGTTCCTGAGAACAGCTCCCTTCTCCATTGTCTGGATGACGaggccttcttcctcctcctcctcaactattacaCTACAATCCATGTTTTCATCTTCCAAGAACAGATTCCTTAAACCAGCTAGAATTTCATCTTTTTCAGATCTCCACATCATATCGGCCTGATGGAAGgattggctcaaatgtggtaccaGCTGCtcaagagggtaataaggaccacgccatggcagtgaccaattctgatactcgtgccaggtgtaatGATATCCCAGTCCAAAGGTCGTACCGTGACGTTTTAAttgtattggtttggtgatcccttggataTTCTTGCCAAGACCTCTGCCGGGTTCATACCCTATCCATGCTAATATGCTTTCTATTTTTctactccaccatttgtccttctcGATTGCATTAACACGCTCAATGTGATGGTAAGTCTCTCCTcctaacttccttctattctccacAACCGGGACAGTCTGGTTGGTGTAAATAGGGTTACTcccatctccatgaatgatcacctcatgatgattccattcgaacttcacagcctgatgtagagtagacgCTACAGCCCTAGTggcgtgtatccaaggtcgttCCAATATCATATTGTATGAGGCGGATATGTCGAGCACTtggaattcaacatcaaaccaagttggaccCATTTGTAAGCAGTGGTTGGTTTCTccgattgtggccctttgagacccatcgaacGCTTTTACGTTCAtagttcctgctcgtatctcatgcaaacctttacctaacctcttcaaagtagtcaacgggcagatgttgagacttgaacccccatctatcaagaccctgaCAATGAATTTGTCTTCGtattgcactgtgatatgcagcgccttgttgtgactcaacccttccAGCGACAgttcatcttcgtggaaagtgatcTTATGGCTTTCCAATAATTGTCCTACCATGTttgccatctctccactggtaatgttgttgggtacataagcctcattcaacacaTTCATCAACGCGTTCCTATGTGCCTTagaattctgcagtagtgatagaatggatatctgagcaggggttttgttcaaatgatcaaccacagaatactcccttgcttgcacctttctccaaagatcatccgggccAGTTTCAATGATAGGCTGCCtggaagcggcttctttacttgtttcccccaaatgctcgggcgtgtaaaccctaccagttctggccataccttgtgctgcaccagtttcttccatttcctttactttccttcTCGCTTCTGCAGTATAGTCCCAGGGCACAACATTGGAATTAAAGGATGGTGTGGGTGCTATCATTACGGTGAATGGTGTGGTCACTTCTACTTCAAACGGAGTTGGCGTGGCTGAGGgcattgttacttcaacctcgaaCGAAGTCGGTGTGGCtccctcaacttcaattggtgacTGTATTTGTACCACAATACacgtgagagtgactggaggtaTTTTGGGATCATCCTCTCCTCGAATAAGCCTAATTGACCCGTCcgggtcccattcttcatcagtttctacCACATTTACCCCCTCGCCCCTGTGATCTGGGAGGGGATTGTTGCGGACATTAGGTGCAGTCTCCTTTGCATGTATAACTTTGGTATCAATCAGCATCTGGATCTTATCCTTCAGAGTGTGGCATTCATCAATAGTGTGACCCTTCATGCCCGAAtggtaggcacatgtcttattcggattgacccattgagaggaattttccatggcgacaATGGGAATGAGAGTGACATAACCGGCAGCTTTCAATCTCTGATACAACTGGTCAATAGGTTCGGCAATAGGAGTGTATTGTCGGGGCGGCCTACGGTCGAAATTTGGCCTaggtttttggtaattttggcgggctggtggtgagtggtaacaTGCTGGATGAGTGTTGTAAGTGTGGTAGGTGGTAGCGGGTTGTTGATATctaggaggtgaaggctgatatgtgggtgaaggtgtttggtatgtgtGAGGAGAtttcggaccttgggctaccatcacggccACTACTTCCTTCTTTTTAGATATACCCCCCGATTGCAAGGCTTTGTTCGTAGCCTGGAGTGCCTCGAAATTTGTTACCATCCCGCTTTTGATtccctcttctattctttctcccaatttgatgatgtcggagaatttatgattttcaataaccatcaacctctCATAATATTGCGGATCCTGGGCCcggacaaagaatttgttcatttgttcttcttccaatgctggccttacttttgcagcctctgatctccaccgagtagcatactcacggaacatttctgtcggcttcttcttAAGATTCTGGATATATAAGACATCTGGTGCATTCTCTGTGTTGAATCTGAACAGATCCAtaaaatctgatgccatgcttacccaattaattcacttttttggattttgactgatgtaccaggatagggcgtctccagtgaggctcctcatgaacagcttcatgcggattctttcatctttACCAACCCCTACGAGCTTGTCGCAATACGTCCTTAGATGTACCTTTGGATCGCCTATcccatcgaacatttcgaacttaggaggtttgtaaccctctggcagttctacgtcCGGTTGAATACATAAATCCTCATAGTTCAAACCTTCGATGCCTTTACCACCTTCGACACCTTGGACTCGACTTGTAAGCTTCTTAAGTTCctccgccatgttcttgatgagtagGTCCTTCTCGGCAGATTCTGGTGTGTACGGGGTTTGTTATGAAATGTGGGGTAAGGTTTCTACATATATAGGGTTACTTTGGTGGACTCCAGGGAGTTGGGTGTAGTggtgatcattggttgagttctGGGATCAGGGATAGGATGTGGTATATTTTGAGGAGTGTGGTAGGTAGTAGTTTGTGGGTACTAGGTTAGATAATATTGGTGCTGTGGAGGAGTTGGTactggtggaggattaggattttggtGAGGCGTGGCGTATTGATAAGGTGCgagtggattttgggggtgctggttttgtgtgttttgaggaagtgttgggttttgggcattttgttggttgatgtcggggacattcagggtgagggaaaggtttgccaagttacggacctgctcaagttccgcTTGTAACTCCAGTATCCTTTGCTTTAATCCCAAAACCAAATCGttctgtgccggagtactccgaccatccgaagtctcaacattctctgcatgtgtagcgttgtctttcctgataccgctcagatcatccatcttagcctttcctttgttcttaggatcacttggaggaggaggaggtggaggacctctagatctggtatgatatgcctatgatgccagtatgcacgaaccaacctttgggaatgggattaaaccaaagaaaagaaaaacaaaaaggtaaacaagtcagtaaggagtatcaaaaggatatttacgatatttaaacacgtattgcAGAATTATAAATTcgcatcctaatttggggacctcatcgtgccctaggtaggcctagcgacatatagctttggagaaaactcaatgccgataattgtgtcatttcattaatatgatgaatagaccaaatctctattcaaacgacaataattataaagagtcactagtggcatttgccttattacaatcaaattctaaaacgagtctagaaaacatcattcctaatctactcagtcctagaaggaccttctccaagcttagccttcttagccccgtcaatcagattccccaggtcgcgcatgtccaacagcagatatgcccttgctagatgtcctccttcatttCCCTCTgtgttctgacaatccgagacccttttcctcatctttccctcaagctccatcaaaccctgctccaaatactcTAACCTTTCTattgatttagtagcgattcctctccattcattgattgcttccatgtccactttatgttgttccaaatgcctggcctcaaaatcaaagacccttttgcgcaacctcctgtatttgacttgtgcttcagcagcgtcgtctatgaccctatttctcaaatcaacccctggcttgacctctcctgctatatcatcgaccaaccatgatgggtagaagtacacatggccggcatgatacctgtctggctcgatggtatctttctccacaataatcttttgatgccacatgtgttgtgcctcgaacttgaatggaatggcatTCCCTTGGAAACCTtctttgtaatgaaccattttggaaactcgtggtataacctgttttctcccagcttgcctcatggctctgataggagcataaggatagattccccttAATCCGATTCGCACTAGATGAGGACCAtctctcgacctgatgatgaattcactgctagggaaccactcaaacatccaatgtaccttgtcatcggtcaaattgctaaagaaaggTACCCAGCTCACAGCATTTCCCGGTTGTacaaacctgtctgggataaaagtcattctcttcggacggtgataagctatgtggtcattccatagTCGTCGCGgaaattcttgacggtattgtcctctctgaaggtgttccaacaaccatatttgcagcaacagattgcaaccctcgaaattccTATATCCCCTTTTGCAACGgtctaaggctcggtacatctcagccacgatcatcgggacaatagtgtaagcttgcccctcaattccttccattagggtcttagtgaccatagctaggcgagtgtggatcctttctccttgtatcgGGAATATCAGCATGCCTAGAAAATAGACAATGAATACAGAAACCTGACGgtgagtccaacccaaagaagtgatgGCAAATTCATCATGGTAAAGACGATATGACTCGCCATGACCATAACActcgtaaaggaagtcgaatggtatgtaacatttcttcagacagactaactcatcatttttcctgaaacccatcatttttaggaaacctcgagAAGTACGGTTTTCCGGTACCAACAAACCAGGGTTATCCCATGGGAgcccagcgaagcctcctatttcctctagaaggggagtcatttctatatcaccaaacCGGAAGACggccctcttctcatcccagaacatggtggcagcCTCAATTAACACATTATTCAGGtgaatatctaacaaagaaggtaaattttcgagaactcttttcacatggtttttgtcacttggcgagagattttcccaccaatctagcaacaaaggtgggatacttcgaaccatgccgaacctggggaattcgtgcctcatttctgcaaaacaaataaagttagccctttccccctccggatttgactatttacacattaatgattagcatatcggcatgttttctccaaataatgcacatatcatgattgtacccattgggatttaaggaaatcccggcggactttggacaaggcttgccttagagagttattacgcggacagcattctaacccatactaggtttagacatgatgaATGCAtagttaatattagagtgggggtttctagaagagtctagaccggtaccctcaaatggacaacttgagaggggaaggcacAGAACCGttgattgcaccgctgatcgactagttttaccgcaaataagcctttccaaattttaAAAGGTGATTTAGGAAGagtgcggacactcatcaagcaccgctatggtattaattacgcacgagtggaatatgatgtggagcatactttatgtaaagataaaataaCACGTTGCAAttattttgcatgatgaagacaATAAACGCAGTATTAAATGGAGCATAAAtacataaaaagaaaggaaaacaaggaagaagttagttcgcgcaATTTGAAAGAATTGCAATAAAACAAGCAAGGGGTAGGGGTagggagagacatgatgtagaaaatttaaaaaagattcggagcaagtgaacatgactagaaaataaaggaaaacacacattgtaaccaaattaagcaaagaattgcatattaatacaaattcaaaatagagggagataggggaaagggtgtgcatgtagccataaaaagggaaaatggaagCGGGATATTCATATAACGATAAAGAACATGGAAacacattcatcaaagaagactaattcatataaaccAAGTTCGCCATGGTAAGAGCCTGAAAATATCCCCAGTAGAGTtgtcatgctgtcgcgccccttctTTCTCACGAAATCGGGTTTAGACACAttacaactcttttaaaggaagggtgttaaaagagagagtcgccacctaacgagtttgaggtgcgttaggtcacctatttgtaaataactctggtttaaccagtttgcatcaccaaagattgggtaagggctcaaattacctcgaagagaaggtttCGGGCACTCTTCGAGTtccacaattgtgggtcccgaccgaacttgaattatatgaattagtcaaataatcagagagaaaaacaagaagtttaaaaaaatcattattagaaagtccttAAGAAAACACAaataattggtttaaagacaagatgggggtcctaagtgttttagcctaaaggatcaccccgtgcaacataaataatacttcgtaactcccttgaggtggggtgttactcgtattattcagcaggcacagactatcatctccttctAACCGATTACTATTTTTAAGTTTTATCTAAaacgcactagttgattctataccgtaccctatgcgtgcactagccgtcccatgcctatggcccaggaggtgtttggacctctattttggatggtttctagacttagcttaggctgctaagaaatgataaaactaggcgacatacaaaatatgttggacttcatgtaaaagcaaataagggcttaagttagcctccacacttagacaacaaatgcacgcgaacaaAATTTTCACATTAAGCATTAGACAATTTCAGGATTGAGGCAAATTAAAGCAattaggccctatagacatggtttctatgtgaccttgggattCAAACATGCAGGCAGTTTAAGATGCAAGATGCTACCTTAGATACAATTTCTAAGTGACTAGACAGTTGCCTACTAATTACGTGTTATAAGTGATTAAACatatagacatgttttctaggtgatTTACGCAGTAGTTGGCAGTGATAACCACGGAAGATATTCAGAATTACTtagtttgatcctataggcatgctttctaatagtggcaaCGAAACAGTGTTGAAAGTTCAACATTAGCACTTGAAAGAAACGAGCAGGATAATAATTAAGACTGGTTttagaccctataggcaggatttctatagTCATAATTGagactgattttagatcctattGGCATGGTATCTAAATTGCAGATTAGGTAGCATGTAAATTAACAGGATCCTATATAGCCTAATGCATGTGCACATTGAGATATTGGTCATttaatatcctataggcatggtttctaacaggtAAAAGCAGAACACATTTGAGCAAAGTAgagaacctataggcaggatttctaacgcaTAATAACTGAACACATTTGAGCATAATAACACATTTGAGCAAAGTAGagcacctataggcaggatctctaccTATTTCACTGCAAGTATTAAGATAAACCCCccttttcccaattttactaatacccccaattgttattacaacattATTACAGACCCAGTGAATGGCATAAATTACAGAATAAAATAACTATAGTGAGCCTACAACAGGCCCAAAAATATACCCAGCCAAGCCAGGCCTTCATTCCCATGGTTCACAACAGCCTAGAAATTACATCTTCATTGACATAAGGCAGCCAGAAACCAATTGATTCATCTAGTAAGTAGAAAACAGAGTTGAGCAAATAGAACcaagaccctagtgtgtcagagttcccaagggcttcaagaatccagggtagtgctcacactagggaggttgatagggGAAATTCGGAGAAAGACTaaggaccaaatcctagtgtgtcagagttcacaagggtcttaaTTGGACCccaagcagtgctcacactagggagatcAAATGATAGAGCCTAAGTAGcgttggctttcagccggctaagaataagaactCAAAAGAGTCCAGCCAGTAAGGGAATAGACTAAGGTTAAGGGACAGCACTGAGGGATACAAGCAGATTCAAGTTGAGCACATAGAACAGTTAGTAGAACATGCTTAGGTTTTGAGAACAGA of Nicotiana tomentosiformis chromosome 7, ASM39032v3, whole genome shotgun sequence contains these proteins:
- the LOC138895891 gene encoding uncharacterized protein; the protein is MASDFMDLFRFNTENAPDVLYIQNLKKKPTEMFREYATRWRSEAAKVRPALEEEQMNKFFVRAQDPQYYERLMVIENHKFSDIIKLGERIEEGIKSGMVTNFEALQATNKALQSGGISKKKEVVAVMVAQGPKSPHTYQTPSPTYQPSPPRYQQPATTYHTYNTHPACYHSPPARQNYQKPRPNFDRRPPRQYTPIAEPIDQLYQRLKAAGYVTLIPIVAMENSSQWVNPNKTCAYHSGMKGHTIDECHTLKDKIQMLIDTKVIHAKETAPNVRNNPLPDHRGEGVNVVETDEEWDPDGSIRLIRGEDDPKIPPVTLTCIVVQIQSPIEVEGATPTSFEVEVTMPSATPTPFEVEVTTPFTVMIAPTPSFNSNVVPWDYTAEARRKVKEMEETGAAQGMARTGRVYTPEHLGETSKEAASRQPIIETGPDDLWRKVQAREYSVVDHLNKTPAQISILSLLQNSKAHRNALMNVLNEAYVPNNITSGEMANMVGQLLESHKITFHEDELSLEGLSHNKALHITVQYEDKFIVRVLIDGGSSLNICPLTTLKRLGKGLHEIRAGTMNVKAFDGSQRATIGETNHCLQMGPTWFDVEFQVLDISASYNMILERPWIHATRAVASTLHQAVKFEWNHHEVIIHGDGSNPIYTNQTVPVVENRRKLGGETYHHIERVNAIEKDKWWSRKIESILAWIGYEPGRGLGKNIQGITKPIQLKRHGTTFGLGYHYTWHEYQNWSLPWRGPYYPLEQLVPHLSQSFHQADMMWRSEKDEILAGLRNLFLEDENMDCSVIVEEEEEEGLVIQTMEKGAVLRN